Genomic segment of Arachnia propionica:
AGGGACGGCAGCGACACCTCCGAGGCCGTGGGGTAGGTGAACCACACCTTGTCGAACTCGATGCTCGGCGGACCCGGTACGTTGATCGAGTCGTGGGCGTCGTAGATGGAGGGTTTGAGGTCGAGCACCTCGAAGACCCGTTCGAAACTGACCATGGCGGTCATCAGGTCGATCCGCAGGTTGCTCAGCTGCGTCAAGGGCCCGTAGAGGCGCGCCAGGAGCGCCACCATGGCGGTCAGGGTACCGAGGCTGAGCTGCCCCCCGATGACCGCGTTGCCACCCAGGCCGTAGAACACGGCGGTGGCCAATGCCCCCGCCAGGGTCAGGGTGGACAGGAAGATGCGCACCGTCATCGCCATCTGCACCCCGTCGCGGGCCAGCTGCCCGGCCTGGGCCTCGAACATCCGGGACTCGCGGCGCGGGTTTCCGAACAGTTTCACCAGCATCGCCCCGGAGACGGTGAAACGCTCGGTCATGATCTCGGTCAGCTGCGCCTGATGGTCCATCCTCAGGCGCGCCAGGCGGGCCGTGCGCCGCGCCACCAGTTTCGCGGGCACCAGGAACACGGGCAGCAGCACCAGGGCCGCCAGGGTCAGCTGCCACGACAGCAACAGCATCGAACCCAGGACGAGCAGCAGGGTGGTGGCGTTGCTGAGGGCCTGCGAGAACGTCGACGTGAACGCCTGCTGCGCACCCGCGACGTCCCCGACGATGCGGGAGACGAGCCTGCCCGTGCTGGAGCGGGTGAAAAAGGCCAGCGGCATGCTGTTCACGCGGTCGAATAGCTGGCATCGCAGCCGGTGGGTCAGGCCCTCCCCGATCCGCGCCGAGCACCAGCGTTCCAGCAACCCCAGTCCCATGCCGACCAGCGCCAACCCGGCGACCACCAGCGCCAGTTGCACCACGAGACCCGTGTTTCCCGCGAGTACCCCGTCGTCGATGATGCGCTGGAACAGCAGCATCGGGATCACGGTGGTGGCGCTGCCTCCCAGCACAGCAACCGCGAAAACTATGAACCACCCCTTGAAAGGCCTCGCCTGTGCAAGCACCCGGCGGGCCGTGCCGCGGGGGAAGTGGTGTTGCAGCACTGAGTGGTCGCGGGCGAGGGGACTCAACATGGCCCCCTCACCACGGCTCACGCCAAGTCCGTCCAGAGGTCTCATGCGAAGAGGGTAGACCTCTTCACCGACTCAATTTCAATGCCGCGGCCAAGTCGTCCTCAAAACGGCCATAAGAAGGGCTCCTGCGACGCAACAGATCAAGATCCATGAGTGCTGAAAACTTCGGCTGGTGCAGCGTCTCCCGGTATGACTCGGTCATGTGCAGTTCGAGCTGTTTCTTAGCGTTGCGGGGCTGCTCGGGATCGGCATCGAAGCGAGCGCCCTGTTTGATCGCCCGACTTTCACCGAGAGATTCAAGGGCCGCCAGGAACCATGCCTCATATTCCCGCACCGCGACGGCGATGACGGCCCGTTCCTGCCCCAGCTGCTCCTGAGTGCTCTTTTTTGCCGCCTCCCACTCGTCGTCGTCCGCGTCGTACAGCACAACGACGATTCCGCTCTCCCCCACCCGCGCCCGCTGGATCCGAACAGCCGCTAGAACCTTCGGCGTGTGCATCTCTGGTCGATGGATCCTGTGAGGTTTCCCGACCTCGTGCCCGTATTCACCCTGCTCCTCACAGATGCGGCGGATCAGCACCGGGAGGGCCTCCACCTCGCCGTGGCCCTCCACCACGGAAGCAATTCTCACCATGCGACGCCACCGATTTCCGGCTGGAGCTGATCCGCACGAACAAGCTCACCCGCGGTGAAGAGGGATTCCTTCAGCGCTACCTGCGCCGCCGCGTCAGGCCGATCCACGACAGTGGTTCCCGAGACCGAACGCACCGCTAGCAATTCATCGACAGTGATGGACGGCGAGTCGAGCAGGTCGGGGCTGTGGCTCGTGACAAGGATCTGTCTTCGCTGGCTCGCGTCGCGGATCGCGTCGAGAAGCAGACCCGATGCCGCCGGGTGCAGGGCGGATTCCGGTTCCTCGATCCCGACCGGGCTCATCACCTCCCCCGTTCCCGCGAACAACGCCACCAACACCCCCAGGGCCCGCAACGTTCCATCACTCATCGAGGACGCCTGGAAGGACCAAGGGTTGGCGGCTCCCTGCACCTCCTGCTGGAACTCCAGGGTTTCCCAGTTGGCCACACCGACGCGCTGAATCGCCTTCACCCCGGGCACGATGTAGGACAGGTACTCCTCGATCCTGGCCTTGGCGGGCAGATCGGTGCGTCTGAGCCGTTCGATCACCGACGCGATGTTCGACGCGTCCCGGCGGAGCAGGTCGCCGGGGTCGGGTTTCTGGACGACCCGCATGGCCTCGGGGGCGGGGCTGAACACCCCCATGGACGCGAGCCCGTCGAAGAGCTGCCTGAACGGTTCCTGCCCGGAGAGCGCCACCAGCAGAAGCCGGTCCGGGAAGATCCTGGGCAGTCGTTCCTCGGAACTGCTCATCAGCTGCCCGGCGCGCGTCTCGAAGAACCGGTCCTCCGAACCGAATTCGCCGGAACGAATGCGACACATCTCCCGGGAAACGCGATATTCACCGCCTTTTGCCGCCCCGATCTCGAACTCGTACTCGCCTGCCTGCCGTCCTGCGCCCATCACGAAGGTCATGGCAATGGTGAAGTGCGTCGGATGCCCCGTTGAACGGCGCCGCACCTCGGCGATGCCGCCGCGTTCCCTGAGCGCATTGTCCAAGTTTTCGCCGAGCGCCTGACTGGTGAACCTGAGGGCGTCGAGCACATTGGACTTTCCGGACCCGTTCGGACCGACCAGCAACGTCAGAGGCCCCAGAGACAGGTTGCAGATCTTGATGCTGCGATAGTTCTTGAGCCGGAGGCGGTGCAGCCGAAACATGGTATCCGGGGACATGAATCCAAGGTTATCCCGCGGCCTGTCCGAGGGGGTGCCAGCGGATGAGGCGTCGCAGGGTAGCCGCGCCGGTTGTCCCGGCGGATGGTGAAAACCGCGCCGGAACGTGTCTTGAGAGGAGCACCGAACCAGCTACGACACCGGGCTGGCCATTGGTCGGCATCCCCCGGCCCCGGCCCCGTAACCATTAGGCTCAGTGCATGCTTTTGAGCGACCGAGACATCCTGG
This window contains:
- a CDS encoding ABC transporter ATP-binding protein; translated protein: MRPLDGLGVSRGEGAMLSPLARDHSVLQHHFPRGTARRVLAQARPFKGWFIVFAVAVLGGSATTVIPMLLFQRIIDDGVLAGNTGLVVQLALVVAGLALVGMGLGLLERWCSARIGEGLTHRLRCQLFDRVNSMPLAFFTRSSTGRLVSRIVGDVAGAQQAFTSTFSQALSNATTLLLVLGSMLLLSWQLTLAALVLLPVFLVPAKLVARRTARLARLRMDHQAQLTEIMTERFTVSGAMLVKLFGNPRRESRMFEAQAGQLARDGVQMAMTVRIFLSTLTLAGALATAVFYGLGGNAVIGGQLSLGTLTAMVALLARLYGPLTQLSNLRIDLMTAMVSFERVFEVLDLKPSIYDAHDSINVPGPPSIEFDKVWFTYPTASEVSLPSLTSEAEREQKRGGKVLSEISFYVEPGQTVALVGPSGAGKTTITHLVARLYEVEYGAVRVGGADVRGLKQASLRNTVGYVTQDAHLFHDTIRANLQYAMPKAEEQQLWEALEGAQLADLVRGLPDGLDTVVGERGYRLSGGERQRLAIARLLLKSPPVIILDEATAHLDSTSERLVQQALDVARQGRTAIVVAHRLSTVRSADLILVLENGRITERGTHDELLAADGAYARLYQHQFDAS
- a CDS encoding AAA family ATPase, producing the protein MSPDTMFRLHRLRLKNYRSIKICNLSLGPLTLLVGPNGSGKSNVLDALRFTSQALGENLDNALRERGGIAEVRRRSTGHPTHFTIAMTFVMGAGRQAGEYEFEIGAAKGGEYRVSREMCRIRSGEFGSEDRFFETRAGQLMSSSEERLPRIFPDRLLLVALSGQEPFRQLFDGLASMGVFSPAPEAMRVVQKPDPGDLLRRDASNIASVIERLRRTDLPAKARIEEYLSYIVPGVKAIQRVGVANWETLEFQQEVQGAANPWSFQASSMSDGTLRALGVLVALFAGTGEVMSPVGIEEPESALHPAASGLLLDAIRDASQRRQILVTSHSPDLLDSPSITVDELLAVRSVSGTTVVDRPDAAAQVALKESLFTAGELVRADQLQPEIGGVAW
- a CDS encoding DUF4276 family protein; translated protein: MVEGHGEVEALPVLIRRICEEQGEYGHEVGKPHRIHRPEMHTPKVLAAVRIQRARVGESGIVVVLYDADDDEWEAAKKSTQEQLGQERAVIAVAVREYEAWFLAALESLGESRAIKQGARFDADPEQPRNAKKQLELHMTESYRETLHQPKFSALMDLDLLRRRSPSYGRFEDDLAAALKLSR